The window AACTGAGACAAAAATTTCACTACAGAATATATCCATTGGAGTGGATACCAAAGATCTGTTGCTATTCAGCCAAACTTGCATCCCCATGTAACATCATATACTGCAGATTCACGGTTAACATTCTATGGTTCCTGTTCTTCGTTTTCCTGGCTTGATTCCCCAGCTTTCTCCGGCTGCCTTTTTTCCTTGTGCTGCATCAATTATTGGGAGATTGGTTAAAGGAGGCAGAGCAGCATGAAATGAAGTTATTGTCTTACGTTTCAAGTGCCTAAGACAGAAAAGTGGACTAAATAAGCGTTTCTTTTATGGCCTGAGTTAATGAATGCATGAAACCTAAGTGGAGAAAGTAGAGGCTTTTCTTAGGAATCAGTGACTCTCACTTGAAGTGACAACAGACGTATGTGCACATAGGTTTGAGATTAGCTCAACTTTACATTTATAACGGCTTCTACAAAAATTCTACTTTTACTTCAACCCGTGGTGCAAAAGCTGCGTGAGAATATGCTAGTTCAATCAGCATCTCTTTAACTTAAGAGGTGAATGCCAAATTGTCTGTTGTTTGAATAATAAAAAATGCAAACCCCAAAAAATGACTGCGAGCAATTCAAGTTAAGAATTACTGTATCCTCAGTTATATCACCTAATGTTCGGTAACAATTTATTCTACTTTATTAGACGAGCCATATTACCAAAGAATGTTATTCTACTAGTTATTTGTCCAACTTAAAATAAAAAGGCTTAATCAGTATAGAGAAACAAGTAAGGGTTGCCATTTAGAAATACCAGAAAAGTCTTAGCAGTATGACAGGTCATTTCCTCCTAAAATCAAATTTCTCATTCTCTTATGAATTTATCATTTATTTTCTGCACTGTTTATTTCAGTTATTAGTAAACCTGAACTGTTGGCTGAGCCCTCTATTTTACCGTATAGATATATATAGTTACAGTTGGTTTAATGGTAAATGTGATGCTAAGCTCAACAGCTCCAACGGTCCAAATGCAGAACAGCAGCACCAACAAAGTACCTTTGGAAGaagcccttctgcagacatcagctCATACAACTTGCGCATGATTGTTTCCTCTTCAACCTATATAAAATAAAATGACAGCAATTGATTACTAAAGAAATACCCATGAGATTCTTTCTTAACATAAAAGCTTAGTAGTGTCTGAGGCTCACCTGTAGTTTATGCAACTCATGGGACATTACTCGGTATGTTTCCATTAGGGCATGATTTTGCTTGTCCAAATGCCTGCAGATCATTTCTATGTTATATAATCAATTGAATTGTTCGGGCTCATTTGTTGCTAAAGGTTAGTCAAGATGTTGCACCTGGACATTTCAGCAGAATGCTTTGGTTCCATTAGCACCAAACAACTTTATACCGCTTCTCCTCTACTTGAGGAAATGAGAGAACGCCCACCCCTCTTGACAGAAGAAAAACTATACTGCTCCCTGCAAATTATTCGGCTGATTAGAAATCATTTCAAATCAAGCTAGAAGCTGTCCTCCACACCACTGCTGTTAAAGGCTTGTGTTTACAAGTGTGAATGAAAAAGGATATAATTTGCCGTTACAGCTAATCTGAGTCTTGGGGAtacccacaaatatgatgtcagatTGATAAACAGATAAAAACACAAACACGCTGTAGACACCCATTCAATTGGGATTCAGGAGAAAACATggctatgcaaagaagaagaatttTTCGATTAGCAAGTGCTCATATGGCCAATAAAATTAGTGCCGTATTTATAATTTCACATGGCTGACGATGTAAGGTATGGTGAGGCATACGCAGTTCATACCAGATAAATCAAATTTCACCAAGTATATTACAATAGGAGATAGGAGACACAACAAACCTGGCACTGAAATTGAACAAAAGAGAAGGCTCGGATTGATGTCTTAAAGGGGGCAATCTGCTGCCGTCGCCGTCCGCGCCGCGCGGTCCGCAGAGCCCCGCGATCCGGCGGCCGCTCCTCGCTGCTAGTCCACTCACGGTCGCCGGCTCGCACGACGCGGTGCCGCCGTCCGGGGCCTGCTCGACGCCGGTCGCCCTCTTGCTGGCTCGCGCGCGGCGTGGCGGTGCGGTGTGGGGGCGTTGGCCGTGGCGGCTATGCGGCAGCGGCAgttgttcttttttttttttgagggatggCAGCGGCAGCCAATAGCACCGTACCGACCTATTGGCCATTTTTTTTTTGACGGTTTGGCCCTGTGCGTAACGAGGCCGTAGCTGGGCCACGAGGCAACCGGCAATGAGTCAGACTTCGGCCCGCGTTAGGCAGCCAATTAactttctttttatttattattattattaaaaaaACATGAACGCTATTTTTATTAAAAATTTCAAATGAAATAGAGTTAATAATATATAGCTAAATTTCTATATAGAAAATGAAAAATTTGACATACCTGCATCTAAAACCTTATCATGTGAAAGAAAATATTTATCGCAtatttaaatactccctccgtccagaaatacttgtcggaggaatgattgtatctagaactaaaatacatctagatacatccatttctccgacaagtattttcggacagaggaagTATTTATTTATGCATATAAAAGAAAAAATATTTGGAAAATAATCATATATCCAATAAAATTTT is drawn from Triticum dicoccoides isolate Atlit2015 ecotype Zavitan chromosome 4A, WEW_v2.0, whole genome shotgun sequence and contains these coding sequences:
- the LOC119288638 gene encoding uncharacterized protein LOC119288638, coding for MEPKHSAEMSRHLDKQNHALMETYRVMSHELHKLQVEEETIMRKLYELMSAEGLLPKHKEKRQPEKAGESSQENEEQEP